A DNA window from Mucilaginibacter xinganensis contains the following coding sequences:
- the nuoL gene encoding NADH-quinone oxidoreductase subunit L produces MDNFLQAIDTLTIKFTLAAVLLPLLAFIINLAIPGKKNKITGLISTGAILASSVLSVFVFSKVWNGHLVHQSITWFTIGNTKVFAGILLNNLSVLMLLLVNLIALPVHIYSTAYMKDDEGYNRYFAYLSLFCFSMLALVVADNLVLFYIFWELVGFSSYLLIGFWFTRDKAVQANKKAFIMNRIGDIGLLTAIIIIFTQFRTFDLDTLFGSVNIGKFTSVHEGLWSFNTNLTNQFGSVWIMGNVIQLPVVWQYVAFGGILLAVAAKSAQFPLHTWLPDAMEGPTSVSALIHAATMVAAGVFLLGRVYPMFNGTELTILAVTGCFTAFMAATIALTQNDLKRILAYSTISQLGYMIMAMGIGAYSSSLFHLVTHAFFKCLLFLVAGVVIHQMAHIRDDNKLNIDAQNILNMGGLRKKMPLTFITALIGGLALIGLPFTSGYLSKDGILIQAFQWSAGKSAIHMLIPVFAVLTTWLTAFYVIRLIVKVFFGDMRLLAAHPELKLHITDGGWQYTLPLVILAAGSLFPFFSLNPLSYGQSWLFKAFSAAGGGNGESLFHVIVPVGVNIFSLLVICGAYVIYAKRKVSPFLQTGLFWRLSFNEWYFDKLYTNYIVKPVLAVGRATFRFDRRVIDTFIHAIAYSVMALARLAVWIDHYIIDGFLYLVTDIVKVIGNFARRFQGGKVQYYLYSMLVVILAIFAFFLLKSEV; encoded by the coding sequence TTGGATAACTTTTTACAAGCGATAGACACCCTTACCATTAAATTCACGCTCGCAGCGGTGTTGTTGCCCCTGCTTGCCTTTATAATTAACCTGGCTATCCCCGGTAAAAAAAATAAAATTACAGGCCTTATCTCAACCGGGGCCATATTGGCCAGTTCGGTTTTATCCGTGTTTGTGTTTTCAAAGGTTTGGAATGGTCATCTTGTGCACCAATCTATCACCTGGTTCACTATAGGGAATACCAAAGTATTTGCGGGCATTTTGCTGAATAACCTGTCGGTATTAATGTTACTGCTGGTGAACCTGATTGCCCTGCCGGTGCACATCTATTCTACCGCATACATGAAAGATGATGAAGGCTACAACCGCTATTTCGCTTACCTGAGCCTTTTTTGCTTCAGTATGCTAGCGTTGGTTGTGGCAGATAACCTGGTGCTGTTCTATATCTTCTGGGAGCTGGTTGGTTTTTCGTCATACCTGCTTATCGGATTTTGGTTCACCCGTGATAAAGCGGTGCAGGCCAATAAAAAAGCTTTTATTATGAACCGGATAGGTGATATTGGCTTGTTGACGGCTATCATCATCATCTTTACCCAGTTCCGTACTTTTGACCTGGACACCCTTTTCGGTTCTGTAAATATTGGAAAGTTTACCAGCGTGCACGAGGGGCTCTGGTCATTCAACACCAACCTGACTAATCAATTCGGATCCGTGTGGATTATGGGTAACGTAATTCAACTACCGGTTGTATGGCAATACGTAGCTTTCGGGGGTATTCTCTTGGCCGTAGCTGCAAAATCGGCGCAGTTCCCGTTGCATACCTGGCTGCCTGATGCCATGGAGGGGCCTACATCCGTTTCAGCGCTCATTCATGCAGCTACCATGGTTGCTGCCGGCGTGTTTTTGCTGGGCAGGGTTTACCCTATGTTTAACGGTACAGAATTAACCATATTGGCGGTTACCGGCTGCTTTACCGCGTTTATGGCCGCTACCATAGCACTCACCCAAAACGATCTGAAACGTATCCTGGCCTACTCTACCATATCACAGCTCGGCTATATGATAATGGCTATGGGGATAGGTGCCTATTCATCATCATTGTTTCACCTGGTTACACATGCCTTTTTTAAATGCCTGTTATTTTTGGTGGCCGGTGTAGTGATCCACCAGATGGCGCATATCAGGGATGATAACAAGCTTAATATAGACGCACAAAATATTTTAAACATGGGCGGCCTGCGCAAAAAAATGCCGCTCACGTTTATCACCGCGTTGATAGGTGGACTGGCGCTTATCGGTTTGCCTTTCACCTCGGGCTATTTGTCAAAAGACGGGATCCTGATCCAGGCTTTTCAATGGTCGGCAGGGAAAAGTGCTATCCACATGCTGATCCCTGTTTTTGCGGTACTTACTACCTGGCTCACCGCTTTTTATGTGATCCGTTTGATAGTGAAGGTATTTTTTGGAGACATGCGTTTACTTGCTGCGCACCCGGAATTAAAGCTGCACATAACTGACGGCGGCTGGCAATATACTTTACCGCTGGTGATACTGGCTGCGGGTAGCTTGTTCCCCTTTTTCTCGTTAAACCCGCTCAGCTATGGGCAGTCGTGGTTATTTAAGGCTTTTTCGGCGGCAGGCGGCGGTAACGGGGAGAGCCTGTTTCATGTTATAGTGCCGGTAGGGGTAAATATTTTTAGCCTGCTGGTAATCTGCGGGGCTTATGTTATTTATGCCAAACGGAAGGTAAGCCCGTTTTTACAAACCGGTCTCTTTTGGCGGCTGTCATTTAACGAGTGGTATTTTGACAAGTTATACACTAATTATATTGTTAAACCGGTGCTTGCCGTGGGGCGTGCCACCTTCAGGTTCGACAGGCGGGTAATTGATACCTTTATTCATGCTATTGCCTACAGCGTAATGGCACTGGCCAGGCTGGCGGTATGGATAGACCATTATATTATTGACGGCTTTTTATATTTGGTGACGGATATAGTTAAGGTCATAGGTAACTTTGCACGTCGTTTTCAGGGCGGTAAGGTGCAGTATTACTTATACAGCATGCTGGTGGTTATTTTGGCAATATTTGCATTTTTTTTATTAAAAA